The Acidobacteriota bacterium genome has a segment encoding these proteins:
- a CDS encoding diacylglycerol kinase family protein: MTEPKRTVKTACLINPRAANSRWMRRKLLRAYLQKMLPGDIYDDLGGVQTTIEKAAIASRSADVIVAMGGDGTVADTLQGIFEAGAQDKVAFGVIPFGSGNAFRKAFEIPLDPRRAIDHLAEGVARPIDLMEVEGRIAAFASIGATALVTGEKLRGRVQGLWGHVLAGRLLFESPRDEKTVELFDGHDDDGPFDARTITSSFFDCIVSKTNYFGYNWNIAPEAVVDDGYLDITLFEMGPLKYSFLFPLIYFGLYQRRLRHFKARRVVISGRALPIQFNGEFLGDRDRLEFRILPKAIRMIIPPTRKAGKHFQKRSA, translated from the coding sequence ATGACCGAACCGAAGAGAACCGTCAAGACAGCCTGCCTGATCAATCCCCGGGCGGCCAATTCCCGGTGGATGAGACGGAAGCTCCTGCGCGCCTACCTCCAGAAGATGCTCCCCGGCGACATCTACGACGACCTCGGCGGCGTCCAGACGACGATCGAGAAGGCCGCCATAGCCTCGCGCAGCGCCGACGTCATCGTGGCCATGGGCGGGGACGGCACGGTCGCCGACACGCTCCAGGGCATCTTCGAGGCCGGGGCCCAGGACAAGGTCGCCTTCGGCGTCATCCCCTTCGGCAGCGGCAACGCCTTCCGCAAGGCCTTCGAGATCCCCCTTGATCCCCGGCGGGCCATCGACCATCTGGCCGAAGGCGTGGCCCGGCCGATCGACCTCATGGAGGTCGAGGGCCGCATCGCCGCCTTTGCCAGCATCGGCGCCACGGCCCTGGTCACCGGCGAGAAGCTCCGGGGCAGGGTCCAGGGGCTGTGGGGGCACGTCCTGGCCGGGCGCCTCCTGTTCGAGTCGCCGCGGGACGAAAAGACCGTCGAGCTCTTCGACGGCCACGACGACGACGGCCCCTTCGACGCCAGGACCATCACCTCGAGCTTCTTCGACTGCATCGTCTCCAAGACGAACTATTTCGGCTACAACTGGAACATCGCGCCCGAGGCCGTGGTCGACGACGGCTACCTGGACATCACCCTGTTCGAGATGGGGCCGCTCAAGTATTCCTTCCTCTTCCCGCTCATCTACTTCGGCCTCTATCAGCGCCGCCTGCGCCATTTCAAGGCCCGCCGGGTCGTCATCAGCGGCCGGGCCCTGCCGATCCAGTTCAACGGCGAGTTCCTGGGCGACCGGGACCGCCTCGAGTTCAGGATCCTGCCGAAGGCCATCCGGATGATCATTCCGCCCACCCGGAAGGCCGGGAAGCACTTCCAGAAGCGCTCCGCCTGA
- the sppA gene encoding signal peptide peptidase SppA gives MKKAVLWTPVLALALAACSPQIRIDLLGEDKLQEVVLQPGPARDKVLMIDVDGTISAALETGFLSREKSVVARVFERLERAAGDPRVKAVILRLDTPGGEVTASDMVYHEILRFKERTGKPVVGLMMSVAASGGYYIASACDLIIAHPSTLTGSIGVISVFPSVEGLMSKVGVKVEIVKAGPVKDAGSPFRAMTETERKLYQGIIDEYYEGFLAVVARGRKGKIAEAELRTIADGRVYTAAQALRLGLVDGLGYFEDAFGKARDLAGIERARLVSYTYFPKTKTNIYAGRPGEGWPVDLKALESIAGALKTGFYYLWLPQAP, from the coding sequence ATGAAGAAAGCCGTCCTGTGGACGCCCGTCCTCGCCCTGGCCCTGGCCGCCTGCTCGCCCCAGATCCGGATCGACCTGCTCGGCGAGGACAAGCTGCAGGAGGTCGTCCTCCAGCCGGGCCCGGCCAGGGACAAGGTCCTGATGATCGACGTCGACGGGACGATCTCGGCCGCCCTCGAAACCGGGTTCCTGTCGCGCGAGAAGAGCGTCGTGGCCCGCGTCTTCGAGCGCCTCGAGCGGGCCGCCGGCGACCCGCGGGTCAAGGCGGTCATCCTGAGGCTGGACACGCCGGGCGGCGAGGTGACGGCGAGCGACATGGTCTATCACGAGATCCTGCGCTTCAAGGAGCGCACGGGCAAGCCGGTCGTCGGGCTGATGATGAGCGTCGCCGCGTCCGGCGGCTACTACATCGCCTCGGCCTGCGACCTCATCATCGCCCATCCGTCGACACTGACCGGCTCGATCGGCGTCATCAGCGTCTTCCCCAGCGTCGAGGGCCTGATGTCCAAGGTCGGGGTCAAGGTCGAGATCGTCAAGGCCGGGCCGGTCAAGGACGCGGGCTCGCCGTTCCGGGCCATGACCGAGACCGAGAGGAAGCTCTACCAGGGCATCATCGACGAGTATTACGAGGGCTTCCTGGCGGTCGTGGCCAGGGGCCGCAAGGGCAAGATCGCGGAGGCCGAGCTGCGGACGATCGCCGACGGCCGGGTCTACACGGCCGCCCAGGCCCTCAGGCTGGGCCTCGTCGACGGCCTCGGCTACTTCGAGGACGCCTTCGGCAAGGCCCGGGACCTGGCCGGGATCGAGAGGGCCAGGCTCGTGTCCTACACCTATTTCCCCAAGACGAAGACGAACATCTACGCCGGCCGGCCGGGCGAAGGCTGGCCCGTCGATCTGAAGGCCTTGGAGTCGATCGCCGGCGCCCTGAAGACGGGTTTCTATTACCTCTGGCTGCCCCAGGCGCCGTGA
- a CDS encoding OsmC family protein, which produces MNPIELKVVFGGNYKIGVAAKGFTILTDQPVRDGGDGTAPSPFDYFLASLAACAGYYALAFCKERQLSTEGLGVAMTAERGEASKMIDKVTIHVDLPSGFPEKYRFALTRAVDHCTVKAHILRAPQFEIVVRP; this is translated from the coding sequence ATGAATCCCATCGAGCTCAAGGTCGTTTTCGGCGGCAACTACAAGATCGGCGTCGCGGCGAAGGGCTTCACGATCCTGACCGACCAGCCGGTCCGCGACGGCGGCGACGGCACGGCGCCGTCGCCATTCGATTATTTCCTGGCTTCGCTCGCGGCCTGCGCCGGCTACTACGCCCTGGCCTTCTGCAAGGAACGCCAGCTTTCGACCGAGGGGCTGGGCGTGGCCATGACGGCCGAGCGGGGCGAGGCGTCCAAGATGATCGACAAGGTCACGATCCACGTCGACCTGCCCTCGGGCTTCCCGGAGAAGTACCGCTTCGCCCTGACCAGGGCCGTCGATCACTGTACGGTCAAGGCCCACATCCTGCGGGCGCCGCAGTTCGAGATCGTCGTCCGGCCCTGA
- a CDS encoding RNA methyltransferase, which produces MTDLSRFAVVLVRPDSPENIGLAARGMANTGFADLRLVGLERLEPPAWRTAIHADHIIERARFYPSLAEAVADREIVLGSTARVRHDFPLVPLDEAAARVAEYPETVRAGLVFGNERTGLTQAELGLANIRFHIPQAARQPSYNLGVAVTLTLHAVAFRPGPPPALRRHPPLDHAAQAEAGRRFRDLLDRLGFMHETNRDFIAEKVEDIFFRMALTAKDRDIILAMFRKALEGPRERRPRPAPDKKEKT; this is translated from the coding sequence ATGACCGATCTCTCCCGCTTCGCCGTCGTCCTGGTCCGGCCGGACAGCCCCGAGAATATCGGCCTGGCCGCGCGGGGCATGGCCAACACGGGCTTCGCCGACCTGCGCCTGGTCGGGCTGGAACGGCTCGAGCCGCCGGCCTGGCGCACGGCCATCCACGCCGACCATATCATCGAGCGGGCCCGTTTCTATCCCTCTCTGGCCGAGGCCGTGGCCGACCGGGAGATCGTCCTGGGCTCGACGGCCCGGGTCCGCCACGACTTCCCCCTGGTCCCGCTCGACGAGGCCGCGGCCCGCGTCGCCGAATATCCCGAGACCGTCCGGGCCGGGCTCGTCTTCGGCAACGAGCGGACGGGCCTGACCCAGGCCGAGCTGGGCCTGGCCAACATCCGTTTCCATATCCCCCAGGCGGCCCGCCAGCCATCCTACAACCTCGGCGTGGCCGTCACCCTGACCCTCCACGCCGTGGCCTTCCGGCCGGGCCCGCCGCCGGCGCTGCGCCGCCACCCGCCTCTCGATCATGCCGCCCAGGCCGAGGCCGGCCGCCGTTTCCGCGACCTGCTCGACCGCCTCGGCTTCATGCACGAGACCAACCGGGACTTCATCGCCGAGAAGGTCGAGGACATCTTTTTCCGCATGGCCCTGACGGCCAAGGACCGGGACATCATCCTGGCCATGTTCCGCAAGGCCCTCGAAGGCCCGCGGGAGCGCCGGCCGCGGCCGGCCCCGGACAAGAAGGAGAAGACATGA
- a CDS encoding DUF2284 domain-containing protein, translated as MPMMRTTAARPPRRGRPANAALIQAFAARGFTDVRWIDPADIVLAEWVRMKCLYGCGEYGRNACCPPNAPPIEECERFIREYRRCAVFHFAKKVERPEERHAWSRKLNLELVHLEQELFKSGFVKAFLLPFDSCGICLECPGTRAACKEPKLARPSPDALGIDVFTTVRRIGYPIEVLSDYGQEMNRYAFLLLD; from the coding sequence ATGCCCATGATGAGAACGACGGCGGCGCGTCCGCCGCGCCGAGGACGCCCCGCCAACGCCGCCCTGATCCAGGCCTTCGCCGCCCGCGGCTTCACCGATGTCCGCTGGATCGACCCGGCGGACATCGTCCTCGCGGAATGGGTCCGGATGAAATGCCTCTACGGCTGCGGCGAGTACGGCCGGAACGCCTGCTGCCCGCCCAATGCGCCCCCGATCGAGGAATGCGAGCGCTTCATCCGCGAGTACCGGCGCTGCGCGGTCTTCCATTTCGCCAAGAAGGTCGAGCGCCCGGAAGAGCGCCACGCCTGGAGCCGCAAGCTCAACCTGGAGCTCGTGCATCTCGAACAGGAGCTGTTCAAGTCCGGCTTCGTGAAGGCCTTCCTGCTGCCCTTCGACAGCTGCGGCATCTGCCTCGAATGCCCGGGGACCCGGGCCGCCTGCAAAGAGCCCAAGCTGGCCCGGCCGTCGCCGGACGCCCTGGGCATCGACGTGTTCACCACGGTCCGGAGGATCGGCTATCCGATCGAGGTCCTCTCGGACTACGGCCAGGAGATGAACCGCTACGCCTTCCTGCTCCTCGACTAG
- a CDS encoding malic enzyme-like NAD(P)-binding protein has protein sequence MWWDGKIQRTFRCRLEQKPGALGRLLSAIGEQGGLIGEIRTIHMGGSAVDRDITVFADDVRHVDRLVRTVEATEGAQLLEVRDEVLELHQGGKIAIRSRYAIDSLSTLRKVYTPGVAEVSLKIRDDPSLARRYTSIRHFVAIVTDGTAVLGLGDIGPKAAMPVMEGKASLLETLTGLSGMPILLDTKDPDEIVEAVVHIAPTFAAIQLEDISAPRCFAIEERIQARLDVPVMHDDQHGTAVVVTATLLNAAKATGRDLAGSAIGVIGLGAAGLALAKMLMFRFGRPVRGADIAPAALDRLKAAGGVPSDLAGVMAGCDVVIATTGAPGLIKPGLVRRGQIILALSNPSPEIEPEKALAAGAAFAADGKSVNNVLGFPGIFRGAVDANVPRITREMLIAAAEAIAAFAKPGQIVPDPLDKALHRTVARAVARVALCQGLNRDDLTGYFD, from the coding sequence ATGTGGTGGGACGGCAAGATCCAGAGGACGTTCCGCTGCCGGCTGGAGCAGAAGCCCGGCGCGCTCGGCCGGCTGCTTTCGGCCATCGGCGAGCAGGGCGGGCTCATCGGCGAGATCCGGACCATCCACATGGGCGGCTCGGCCGTCGACCGCGACATCACCGTCTTCGCCGACGATGTCCGGCACGTCGACCGGCTCGTCCGGACCGTCGAGGCGACCGAAGGGGCCCAGCTGCTCGAGGTCCGCGACGAGGTCCTGGAGCTGCACCAGGGCGGCAAGATCGCCATCCGCAGCCGTTACGCGATCGACTCGCTCAGCACGCTGCGCAAGGTCTACACGCCGGGCGTGGCCGAGGTCAGCCTGAAGATCCGGGACGATCCGTCCCTGGCCCGGCGCTACACCTCCATCCGCCACTTCGTCGCCATTGTCACCGACGGCACGGCCGTCCTGGGCCTCGGCGACATCGGCCCCAAGGCGGCCATGCCGGTCATGGAGGGCAAGGCCAGCCTGCTCGAGACCCTGACCGGCCTGTCCGGCATGCCCATCCTCCTCGACACGAAGGACCCGGACGAGATCGTCGAGGCGGTCGTCCACATCGCCCCGACCTTCGCCGCCATCCAGCTCGAGGACATCTCCGCCCCGCGCTGCTTCGCCATCGAGGAGAGGATCCAGGCCCGCCTCGACGTCCCGGTCATGCACGACGACCAGCACGGCACCGCGGTCGTCGTCACGGCCACGCTCCTCAACGCGGCCAAGGCGACGGGGCGGGACCTGGCCGGGAGCGCCATCGGCGTCATCGGCCTGGGCGCCGCGGGCCTGGCCCTGGCCAAGATGCTGATGTTCCGTTTCGGGCGCCCGGTCCGGGGCGCCGACATCGCGCCGGCGGCCCTCGACCGGCTGAAGGCGGCCGGCGGCGTCCCCTCCGACCTGGCGGGGGTCATGGCCGGCTGCGACGTGGTCATCGCCACGACCGGCGCGCCGGGGCTGATCAAGCCCGGCCTGGTCCGCCGCGGCCAGATCATCCTGGCCCTGTCCAATCCCAGCCCCGAGATCGAGCCCGAGAAGGCCCTGGCCGCGGGGGCGGCCTTCGCGGCAGACGGCAAATCGGTCAACAACGTCCTCGGCTTTCCCGGCATCTTCCGCGGCGCGGTCGACGCCAACGTGCCGCGCATCACCCGGGAGATGCTCATCGCCGCGGCCGAGGCCATTGCCGCCTTCGCCAAGCCCGGCCAGATCGTCCCCGACCCGCTCGACAAGGCCCTGCACCGGACGGTCGCCCGGGCGGTGGCCCGGGTCGCCCTGTGCCAGGGGCTCAACCGGGACGACCTGACCGGCTACTTCGATTGA
- a CDS encoding CBS domain-containing protein, whose product MITVKDILDQKGHKAWTIGPEAKVFEALELMAQKDIGALVVIDKDEVVGIISERDYARKIILMGRQSQDTPVRDIMTREVYGVRDDTTAEECMALMTDKRIRHLPVRKAGRLDGVISIGDVVKAIITDQKIEIENLGNYIMGKYQ is encoded by the coding sequence ATGATCACCGTCAAGGACATCCTCGACCAGAAGGGCCACAAGGCCTGGACGATCGGGCCGGAGGCCAAGGTCTTCGAGGCGCTCGAGCTCATGGCCCAGAAGGACATCGGCGCCCTGGTCGTGATCGACAAGGACGAAGTCGTCGGCATCATCTCCGAGAGGGATTACGCCCGGAAGATCATCCTCATGGGCCGGCAGTCCCAGGACACGCCCGTCCGGGACATCATGACCCGGGAGGTCTACGGGGTCCGCGACGACACGACCGCCGAGGAGTGCATGGCCCTGATGACGGACAAGCGCATCCGCCACCTGCCCGTCCGCAAGGCCGGCCGGCTGGACGGCGTCATCTCCATCGGCGACGTGGTCAAGGCCATCATCACCGACCAGAAGATCGAGATCGAGAACCTCGGGAACTACATCATGGGCAAATACCAATAG
- a CDS encoding ROK family protein → MSPYAVGIDLGGTKVEACLVDGTRRVLARKRRPSEPGLGRERVVGNILELVAETAGGARYEAVGLGTPGTYSAVDDIMYGAPHTPLYEKPGLVSLLRTKLDVPLVVENDANCLALAEFFAQCHGRFSTVMAVILGTGMGSGLILGNRLHRGPHGNAGEIGHTSIAIDGRPCECGRRGCGEAYLSGPSLGRRYAELGGEALTPDRIFARYEEGEARARRVFDESVRIMGELFANCVNALDLEAVVLGGGVSNIPIWYERVPPVMNKALFGTPGRNIPILKAVLGDSAGVLGAAYLALREMRLMDF, encoded by the coding sequence ATGAGCCCTTACGCCGTCGGCATCGATCTCGGAGGAACGAAAGTCGAGGCCTGCCTGGTCGACGGGACGCGGCGGGTCCTGGCCCGCAAGCGCCGTCCCTCCGAGCCCGGGCTCGGCCGCGAGCGGGTCGTCGGGAACATCCTCGAGCTCGTCGCGGAGACGGCGGGAGGGGCCCGCTACGAGGCCGTCGGCCTGGGCACGCCCGGCACGTACAGCGCCGTGGACGACATCATGTACGGCGCGCCCCACACGCCGCTCTACGAGAAGCCGGGCCTCGTCAGCCTGCTCCGAACGAAGCTTGATGTCCCGCTCGTCGTCGAGAACGACGCCAACTGCCTGGCCCTGGCCGAGTTCTTCGCCCAATGCCACGGCCGCTTTTCGACGGTCATGGCCGTCATCCTGGGCACGGGCATGGGCTCGGGTCTCATACTGGGGAACAGGCTCCACCGCGGCCCTCACGGCAACGCCGGCGAGATCGGCCACACCTCGATCGCCATCGACGGCCGGCCCTGCGAATGCGGGCGCCGGGGCTGCGGCGAGGCCTACCTCTCCGGGCCGAGCCTGGGCCGCCGCTACGCCGAGCTCGGAGGCGAGGCCCTGACCCCGGACAGGATCTTCGCCCGGTACGAGGAAGGCGAGGCGCGGGCCCGCCGGGTCTTCGACGAATCCGTCAGGATCATGGGCGAGCTCTTCGCCAACTGCGTCAACGCCCTCGACCTGGAGGCCGTCGTCCTCGGCGGCGGCGTCTCGAACATCCCGATCTGGTACGAGCGCGTCCCGCCGGTCATGAACAAGGCGCTGTTCGGCACGCCCGGCCGGAATATCCCTATCCTGAAGGCGGTGCTGGGCGACTCGGCCGGGGTCCTCGGCGCGGCCTATCTCGCCCTGCGCGAGATGCGGCTCATGGATTTCTAG
- the rlmD gene encoding 23S rRNA (uracil(1939)-C(5))-methyltransferase RlmD: protein MDIVLASASPRRRELMARVAPEFRVFPTGVDESAIEEKDPLRFAVAAAVLKARRAAEAFPRAAVIGADTVVALGLRILGKPAGREDARAMLRALSGRRHRVITGLAFYTAAEDRLLTGYDLTYVTFRELTDAMIEGYLDQGTFLDKAGAYAVQEIGDAFVARMKGDYDNVVGFPVGKVRRLLDRFAAPAFTVEIEGFDYPASEGRARGADGRQVLVPGAVPGERVLVQVVGERGAARIAETIRVESPSPRRAEPRCPHFGQCGGCLFQHVDYGAQLEIKERYLKETLEECGRPGLAAAVKPVTPSPDLYGFRNKMEFAFGEKHGELALGLRERVTTSRQTYRRTLPVRTCPIFGPIVERVFPVVLEFARENGLEGFEPATGKGQLRHLVLRQAKRTGELMVVLATAGIGESGLDALAGRLGAAAPGLRSFVHVTSRRGSDLVEYDRARVVAGVPFIEERLAGLTFRIYPPSFFQTNTAGAELLYRRIGEEAGLGGKGRVLGLYCGSGAIEISLAGRAGRVTGIDSSPANIANAVENALLNRVENADFVPGTVEALLAGPGREPADVVIVDPPRVGLTGKALRRVVALGAPTLVYVSCNPRSLARDLRDLLDAGYRVVSLSPFDFFPHTPHLETLAVLAR, encoded by the coding sequence ATGGACATCGTTCTCGCTTCGGCCTCGCCGCGCCGCCGGGAGCTCATGGCCCGGGTTGCGCCGGAGTTCCGCGTCTTCCCGACCGGCGTCGACGAGTCCGCCATCGAGGAAAAGGACCCGCTCCGGTTCGCCGTCGCCGCGGCGGTCCTGAAGGCCAGGCGCGCGGCCGAGGCCTTTCCCCGGGCCGCCGTCATCGGCGCCGACACGGTCGTCGCCCTGGGGCTGCGCATCCTGGGGAAGCCGGCCGGCCGGGAGGACGCCCGGGCCATGCTGCGGGCCCTGTCCGGCCGGCGCCACCGGGTCATCACCGGGCTGGCCTTCTACACCGCGGCGGAGGACCGGCTCCTCACCGGCTACGACCTGACCTATGTCACGTTCCGCGAGCTGACCGACGCGATGATCGAGGGCTACCTCGACCAGGGCACCTTCCTGGACAAGGCCGGCGCCTACGCCGTCCAGGAGATCGGCGACGCCTTCGTCGCCCGGATGAAGGGCGACTACGACAACGTCGTCGGCTTCCCGGTCGGGAAGGTACGGCGGCTCCTGGACCGTTTCGCGGCCCCGGCCTTCACGGTCGAGATCGAGGGCTTCGATTACCCCGCGAGCGAGGGCCGGGCCCGCGGGGCGGACGGCCGCCAGGTGCTCGTGCCGGGGGCGGTCCCCGGAGAGCGCGTCCTGGTCCAGGTCGTCGGGGAGCGCGGGGCGGCCCGGATAGCCGAGACGATCCGCGTCGAGTCCCCCTCGCCGCGGCGGGCCGAGCCGCGCTGCCCGCATTTCGGGCAGTGCGGCGGCTGCCTCTTCCAGCACGTCGATTACGGCGCCCAGCTCGAGATCAAGGAACGATACTTGAAGGAGACCCTGGAGGAGTGCGGGCGGCCGGGCCTGGCGGCCGCGGTCAAGCCGGTCACGCCCTCCCCCGACCTCTACGGCTTCCGGAACAAGATGGAGTTCGCCTTCGGCGAGAAGCACGGCGAGCTGGCCCTCGGCCTCCGGGAGAGGGTGACCACGAGCCGCCAGACCTACCGGCGCACCCTGCCGGTCCGGACCTGCCCGATCTTCGGCCCGATCGTCGAGCGCGTCTTCCCCGTTGTCCTCGAATTCGCCCGGGAGAACGGGCTCGAGGGCTTCGAGCCGGCCACGGGCAAGGGCCAGCTGCGCCATCTCGTCCTCCGGCAGGCCAAGCGGACGGGCGAGCTCATGGTCGTCCTGGCCACGGCCGGGATCGGCGAGAGCGGGCTCGACGCGCTGGCCGGGCGCCTGGGCGCGGCCGCCCCCGGGCTGCGGAGCTTCGTCCACGTCACCAGCCGGCGCGGCTCGGACCTCGTCGAGTACGACCGGGCCCGCGTCGTCGCCGGCGTCCCGTTCATCGAGGAGCGGCTGGCCGGGCTGACCTTCCGCATCTATCCGCCGAGCTTCTTCCAGACGAACACGGCCGGGGCCGAGCTCCTCTACCGGCGCATCGGCGAGGAGGCCGGGCTCGGGGGCAAGGGCCGGGTCCTGGGGCTCTACTGCGGCAGCGGCGCGATCGAGATCTCGCTGGCCGGACGGGCGGGACGGGTGACGGGCATCGATTCCTCGCCGGCCAACATCGCCAACGCCGTCGAGAACGCCCTCCTCAACCGCGTCGAGAACGCCGACTTCGTTCCCGGCACGGTCGAGGCCCTGCTGGCCGGGCCGGGCCGCGAGCCGGCCGACGTCGTCATCGTCGATCCGCCCCGCGTCGGGCTGACGGGCAAGGCCTTGCGCCGGGTCGTCGCCCTCGGCGCTCCGACGCTCGTCTACGTCTCCTGCAATCCCCGCTCGCTCGCCCGCGACCTGCGCGACCTCCTCGACGCGGGCTACCGGGTCGTTTCGCTCTCGCCTTTCGACTTCTTCCCCCACACGCCGCACCTCGAGACCCTGGCCGTCCTCGCCCGCTGA
- a CDS encoding twin-arginine translocation signal domain-containing protein, which yields MTDPKPAPPFEARPRCCPHGCEPGPAASSVTRRDFLKGAGLTALGSVAAGGLAWPISAGRAAALEEAPLRARLKVKPILVYEVPQRRPKTSWRSWGGIATEADARAEAGRIEGELAALAKQADFPVEFLPVSAIRQASEIAAMRDIPDAHVLLVYAAGGWTDIFAALDKTGKDRIFFCRHRSGPVYLWYEIISPRYLRQHTDALAVKGVDEDDVVIDSQDGILWRLRALAGLHNTMGTKILAVGGPDAWAQPAGVVPGLVKDIWKFDIVTVSYDDLGRLIRQARADAAAVRRARTRAEAYLSQPRTVLETERYFVENGLLLDEVFRALMKEAGTRAMTINGCMGTIMPLAETSACLTLSTLNDDGYLAFCESDFVVIPSGVLLANIAGRPVFLNDPTYPHDGLITLAHCTAPRKMDGRTAEPARILTHFESDYGAAPKVEMAKGRLVTNIAPDFAAKRWLGLRGEIVDAPFLPICRSQIDVRFQCDDRTLARRMPGFHWMTAYGDYTRELPYALRRVGIAWDFLG from the coding sequence ATGACCGATCCCAAGCCCGCCCCGCCCTTCGAAGCCCGTCCCCGCTGCTGCCCCCACGGCTGTGAGCCGGGTCCGGCCGCGTCGTCCGTGACCAGGCGCGACTTCCTCAAGGGCGCCGGCCTGACGGCGCTCGGCAGCGTCGCCGCCGGCGGGCTGGCCTGGCCGATCTCCGCCGGGCGGGCGGCGGCCCTCGAGGAAGCCCCCCTGCGGGCGCGGCTCAAGGTCAAGCCCATCCTTGTCTACGAGGTCCCGCAGCGCCGGCCCAAAACGAGCTGGCGGTCCTGGGGAGGGATCGCCACCGAGGCGGACGCCCGGGCCGAGGCCGGGCGCATCGAAGGCGAGCTCGCCGCCCTGGCCAAGCAGGCCGATTTCCCCGTCGAGTTCCTGCCGGTCTCCGCGATCCGCCAGGCCTCGGAGATCGCCGCGATGCGGGACATCCCCGACGCCCATGTCCTCCTGGTCTACGCCGCCGGGGGCTGGACGGACATCTTCGCCGCCCTCGACAAGACCGGCAAGGACCGCATCTTCTTCTGCCGCCACAGGTCCGGCCCGGTCTACCTGTGGTACGAGATCATCAGCCCGCGCTACCTGCGGCAGCACACCGACGCGCTGGCGGTCAAGGGCGTCGACGAGGACGACGTCGTCATCGACAGCCAGGACGGGATCCTCTGGCGCCTCAGGGCCCTGGCCGGGCTCCATAATACGATGGGGACCAAGATCCTGGCCGTCGGCGGCCCGGACGCCTGGGCCCAGCCGGCCGGCGTCGTGCCCGGGCTGGTCAAGGACATCTGGAAGTTCGACATCGTCACCGTGTCCTACGACGACCTGGGCCGGCTCATCCGCCAGGCCCGGGCCGACGCCGCGGCGGTCCGGAGGGCCCGGACGCGGGCCGAGGCCTACCTTAGCCAGCCCCGGACGGTCCTCGAAACGGAGCGGTACTTCGTCGAGAACGGCCTCCTGCTCGACGAGGTCTTCCGGGCCCTGATGAAGGAGGCCGGCACCCGGGCCATGACGATCAACGGCTGCATGGGCACGATCATGCCCCTGGCCGAGACCTCGGCCTGCCTGACCCTGAGCACCCTCAACGACGACGGCTACCTGGCCTTCTGCGAGTCCGACTTCGTCGTCATCCCGTCGGGCGTGCTGCTGGCCAACATCGCCGGCCGGCCCGTGTTCCTCAACGACCCGACCTATCCCCACGACGGCCTCATCACCCTGGCCCACTGCACGGCGCCGCGGAAGATGGACGGCCGGACGGCCGAGCCGGCCCGCATCCTGACCCATTTCGAATCGGACTACGGCGCCGCCCCCAAGGTCGAGATGGCCAAGGGCCGGCTCGTGACCAACATCGCGCCGGACTTCGCGGCCAAGCGCTGGCTGGGCCTGCGGGGCGAGATCGTCGACGCGCCCTTCCTGCCCATCTGCCGCTCCCAGATCGACGTCCGCTTCCAGTGCGACGACCGGACCCTGGCCAGGCGCATGCCCGGCTTCCATTGGATGACGGCCTACGGGGATTACACGCGGGAGCTGCCCTACGCCCTGCGCCGCGTCGGCATCGCCTGGGATTTTCTGGGCTGA
- a CDS encoding DUF1667 domain-containing protein translates to MSERPAVDRLTCILCPVGCDLEVERDAAGGARVRGNQCDKGVPFAVEEVLRPKRNLATSVPVKGAAAKLVSVRLSRPVPREMIFPILAVIAGLRPEAPVRRGQVLVADVLGTGADVIATRTVS, encoded by the coding sequence ATGAGTGAGCGCCCGGCCGTCGACCGCCTGACCTGCATCCTCTGCCCGGTCGGCTGCGATCTCGAAGTCGAGCGGGACGCGGCCGGCGGGGCCCGGGTCCGCGGCAATCAATGCGACAAGGGCGTGCCTTTCGCCGTCGAGGAGGTCCTGCGCCCGAAGCGGAACCTGGCCACTTCCGTTCCGGTCAAGGGCGCCGCGGCCAAGCTGGTCTCGGTCCGCCTGAGCCGTCCTGTGCCCCGGGAGATGATCTTTCCCATCCTGGCCGTGATCGCCGGCCTCCGGCCCGAGGCGCCGGTCCGCCGCGGCCAGGTCCTCGTTGCCGACGTCCTGGGCACGGGCGCCGACGTCATCGCCACCCGCACCGTCAGCTGA